In Pseudomonadota bacterium, the following proteins share a genomic window:
- a CDS encoding 3'(2'),5'-bisphosphate nucleotidase CysQ produces MASATARDDLDLLIDAVREAGTLAMRHFRTDVKTWTKGEDDPVTEADIAVNKMLFQRLREAQPAYGWLSEETEDNDERLDCARLWIVDPIDGTRAFIEGRAEFTIAAAMVDQGRPRAAAVFNPATDELFDAIEGGGARLNGEAISVSARDTFDDAHILASSRTVLRAIQRMADKPVTYDIVNSIAFRISLVAAGRFDATFSLGAKSDWDLAAADLIVQEAGGRLSDVEGGAFTYNSRRARHPSVLAAGPAMHDALREVIAGIDW; encoded by the coding sequence ATGGCCTCAGCCACGGCACGAGACGACCTCGATCTGCTGATTGACGCGGTGCGCGAGGCCGGCACGTTGGCGATGCGGCACTTCCGGACCGACGTGAAGACCTGGACCAAGGGCGAGGACGACCCGGTCACCGAAGCCGACATCGCGGTCAACAAAATGCTGTTCCAACGCCTGCGCGAGGCGCAGCCGGCCTATGGTTGGCTGAGTGAGGAAACCGAGGATAACGACGAGCGGCTGGACTGCGCGCGTTTGTGGATCGTCGATCCGATCGACGGCACCCGCGCCTTCATCGAGGGCCGGGCGGAGTTCACCATCGCCGCCGCCATGGTCGACCAGGGCCGGCCACGGGCCGCCGCCGTGTTCAACCCGGCGACCGACGAGCTGTTCGATGCCATCGAGGGCGGCGGCGCGCGCCTTAACGGCGAGGCGATTTCGGTGTCCGCGCGCGACACTTTCGATGACGCCCATATCCTGGCCAGCTCGCGCACGGTGCTGCGCGCGATCCAGCGCATGGCCGACAAGCCGGTGACCTATGACATCGTGAACTCGATCGCCTTCCGCATCTCGCTGGTCGCGGCCGGGCGTTTCGACGCGACTTTCTCGCTGGGCGCCAAGAGCGACTGGGATCTGGCCGCCGCCGATCTGATCGTACAGGAAGCCGGCGGCCGCTTGAGCGACGTCGAAGGCGGCGCGTTCACCTATAACTCGCGGCGGGCGCGCCATCCTTCCGTGCTGGCGGCGGGACCGGCCATGCACGACGCCCTGCGCGAGGTCATTGCCGGCATCGACTGGTAG